From the genome of Pygocentrus nattereri isolate fPygNat1 chromosome 25, fPygNat1.pri, whole genome shotgun sequence, one region includes:
- the igf2a gene encoding insulin-like growth factor 2a — protein MEEQPGTQHSVCRTCRRTSKQKTTMPSSSYVWLFAVAVALCSCQASAETLCGGELVDTLQFVCEDRGFYFSRPYRSNSRRSHRGIVEECCFRSCDLNLLEQYCAKPAKSERDVSATSLQVIPVLQTLHKDGSRKPLNVRFSKYEVWQQKAQRLRRGVPNILRAKRFRRQAENIQAQEESDFHRPLMTVPNRRPPMLSRSHNHANHN, from the exons ATGGAGGAGCAGCCAGGAACACAGCACTCAGTCTGCAGGACGTGCAGGAGGACCAGCAAGCAGAAGACAACG ATGCCTTCGTCGAGTTACGTTTGGCTCTTCGCGGTGGCAGTGGCACTGTGCTCATGTCAAGCCTCGGCGGAGACACTGTGTGGAGGAGAACTGGTGGACACTCTACAGTTCGTGTGTGAAGACAGAGGCTTTTATTTCA GCAGGCCCTACAGATCAAACAGCCGCCGTTCTCACAGAGGGATAGTGGAGGAATGCTGCTTTCGGAGCTGTGATTTGAACCTGCTGGAGCAGTATTGTGCAAAGCCTGCAAAGTCTGAGCGAGATGTCTCTGCCACTTCACTGCAGGTCATTCCAGTGTTACAGACTCTTCACAAA GATGGCTCAAGAAAGCCCCTTAATGTGAGATTCTCCAAATATGAGGTGTGGCAACAGAAGGCTCAAAGGCTGAGGAGAGGGGTCCCCAACATCCTCCGTGCTAAAAGGTTCAGGAGGCAGGCTGAGAATATCCAGGCCCAGGAGGAATCTGATTTTCACCGGCCTTTGATGACCGTGCCCAACAGACGTCCACCTATGCTCTCACGCTCGCACAACCACGCCAACCACAACTGA